A single region of the Halopiger xanaduensis SH-6 genome encodes:
- a CDS encoding Rieske (2Fe-2S) protein produces the protein MATADDADADDFREVVALEDLEESGRELASLDGTPVAVFHHEGEVRAVNNRCPHMGFPLVEGTVDDGILTCHWHHARFELSCGDTFDPWADDVPTYPVEVRDGTVYVNPNPPRDLPPDEHWARRLETGLEENLRLVVAKATIGLLDADVDYREPVARTLEFGTRYRESGWGSGLTILGCMANVIDDLEPEDRKRALYTGVRHVADDCAGEPPNFDQPSFSTRDVEFDRLKSWFRDCVEVRDADGAERCLRTAVAAGRSDAELAELLVAAATDHPYLSTGHVLDFANKAFETLERVGGTGGTSAEDGERDLRGDALASLVDPLVTASRSDEQSSWRRPIDLVALLEDVYGGDISETSGLETLAKTGGGTDSSWAPPDDFQTTLLGDDPEAIVDALAGAVRAGATTEALASEVAHAAATRVAQFGTANEFGDWNTVHHTFTYANAVRGFARRTDALETYRGVFDAAVNVYLDRFLNTPPAPIPDSGENETGRDPDAVLEDLLETFDTEGEVNEAGRLVGEFFDCGGDPDELKRTLGHGLLREDAGFHTLQNLEAAVQQFELASERAAARGGGAAETSAGELDLERRRRVPLIATARYMAAHFPTRREAEQTFSIAARLNRGEAIHDD, from the coding sequence ATGGCAACAGCAGACGACGCCGACGCGGACGACTTTCGCGAAGTCGTCGCGCTCGAGGACCTCGAGGAATCGGGCCGCGAACTGGCGAGCCTCGACGGGACGCCGGTCGCCGTCTTCCACCACGAGGGCGAGGTGCGCGCGGTAAACAACCGCTGTCCGCACATGGGATTCCCGCTGGTCGAGGGCACCGTCGACGACGGCATCCTCACCTGCCACTGGCACCACGCGCGGTTCGAACTCTCCTGCGGCGACACGTTCGATCCGTGGGCCGACGACGTCCCGACCTACCCCGTCGAGGTCCGGGACGGCACCGTCTACGTGAACCCGAACCCGCCCCGCGATCTGCCGCCCGACGAGCACTGGGCGCGGCGCTTGGAGACCGGCCTCGAGGAGAACCTGCGGCTCGTCGTCGCCAAGGCGACGATCGGCCTGCTCGACGCGGACGTCGACTACCGGGAGCCGGTGGCCCGAACCCTCGAGTTCGGCACCCGATATCGAGAGTCGGGTTGGGGATCCGGGCTGACCATCCTCGGTTGCATGGCGAACGTAATCGACGACCTCGAGCCCGAGGACCGGAAGCGAGCGCTCTACACGGGCGTGCGCCACGTCGCCGACGACTGCGCCGGCGAACCGCCGAACTTCGATCAGCCGTCGTTTTCGACCCGCGACGTCGAGTTCGACCGCCTGAAGTCGTGGTTCCGCGACTGCGTCGAGGTTCGCGACGCCGACGGCGCCGAACGCTGCCTCCGCACCGCCGTCGCCGCCGGCCGCTCCGACGCCGAACTCGCCGAACTGCTCGTCGCCGCGGCGACCGACCACCCCTACCTGTCGACGGGGCACGTCCTCGATTTCGCTAACAAGGCATTTGAGACGCTCGAGCGCGTCGGCGGAACCGGCGGGACCAGCGCTGAGGACGGCGAGCGGGACCTACGGGGCGACGCCCTCGCGAGCCTCGTCGACCCGCTCGTGACGGCCTCGCGAAGCGACGAGCAGTCGTCCTGGCGGCGGCCGATCGACCTCGTCGCGCTGCTCGAGGACGTCTACGGCGGCGACATCTCGGAGACGAGCGGGCTCGAGACACTCGCAAAAACAGGGGGCGGAACAGACTCGTCGTGGGCGCCGCCCGACGACTTCCAGACGACGCTGCTCGGCGACGACCCCGAAGCGATCGTGGACGCGCTGGCCGGCGCCGTCCGGGCGGGGGCGACGACCGAAGCCCTCGCGAGCGAGGTCGCCCACGCGGCCGCGACGCGGGTCGCGCAGTTCGGCACCGCCAACGAGTTCGGCGACTGGAACACCGTCCACCACACCTTCACCTACGCCAACGCCGTCCGCGGGTTCGCGCGCCGGACGGACGCGCTCGAGACCTACCGCGGGGTCTTCGACGCCGCCGTCAACGTCTACCTCGATCGGTTCCTCAACACGCCGCCTGCACCGATTCCCGACTCCGGCGAGAACGAGACCGGCCGCGATCCCGACGCCGTTCTCGAGGACCTCCTCGAGACGTTCGATACCGAGGGCGAGGTGAACGAGGCCGGCCGACTGGTCGGGGAGTTCTTCGACTGCGGCGGCGACCCCGACGAGCTAAAGCGGACGCTCGGCCACGGCCTCCTGCGCGAGGACGCCGGTTTCCACACGCTGCAGAACCTCGAGGCGGCGGTCCAGCAGTTCGAGCTCGCATCCGAGCGGGCGGCTGCCCGCGGCGGCGGTGCTGCCGAGACGTCGGCGGGCGAACTGGACCTCGAGCGGCGTCGCCGCGTGCCGCTGATCGCGACCGCGCGCTACATGGCGGCCCACTTCCCGACGCGCAGGGAGGCCGAGCAGACGTTTTCGATCGCAGCGCGGCTCAACCGCGGGGAAGCGATCCACGACGACTGA
- a CDS encoding endonuclease dU — MVKSGARALGIAESYGGDRADRDGRRRSTLAAAVVRADRVVDGLAYEACTVGGTDATAAVRSLLETAGRPDVRYVLLGAVAPAWYNILDLSRIHEAADRPVIAVTFEESGGLEAGIRDAFSDSERDERLERYRSLPERRPVSVDGETVYVRHVGCEVGEAEEVVRAFTPEGGRPEPVRVARLAARAGDAYAPSVDDHDPGGE, encoded by the coding sequence GTGGTAAAGTCCGGGGCGCGGGCGCTGGGCATCGCCGAATCGTACGGCGGCGATCGCGCCGACCGGGACGGTCGGCGTCGGAGCACCCTCGCGGCCGCGGTCGTCCGCGCCGACCGCGTCGTCGACGGCCTCGCTTACGAGGCCTGTACCGTCGGCGGTACGGACGCGACCGCGGCCGTCCGCTCGCTGCTCGAGACGGCCGGTCGACCGGACGTGCGCTACGTGCTACTCGGCGCCGTCGCCCCTGCCTGGTACAACATTCTCGACCTCTCGCGGATTCACGAGGCCGCCGACCGGCCGGTGATCGCCGTCACCTTCGAGGAAAGCGGCGGTCTCGAGGCCGGGATTCGAGACGCCTTTTCGGATAGTGAACGCGACGAGCGGCTCGAGCGGTACCGCTCGCTGCCCGAGCGGCGGCCGGTGTCGGTCGACGGCGAGACGGTCTACGTGAGACACGTCGGCTGCGAGGTTGGCGAGGCCGAGGAGGTCGTCCGGGCGTTCACGCCGGAGGGTGGCCGTCCGGAGCCGGTTCGCGTGGCGCGGCTCGCGGCTCGAGCGGGCGATGCGTACGCCCCTTCGGTCGACGATCACGATCCGGGCGGCGAGTGA
- a CDS encoding nuclear transport factor 2 family protein, protein MVDSDSDTDTDSDATTSADPETVVRDYYEYVDAERYDDLVDLFAEDIRYERPGQGAIAGREELREFYLDGRPLEEGSHEVHDMVVEGSTVAVRGSFAGLQGDERVEFDFADFHEFEDGKIARRYTFTDRDEV, encoded by the coding sequence ATGGTCGACAGCGATAGCGACACCGACACCGACTCCGACGCCACCACCAGCGCCGACCCGGAAACCGTCGTCCGCGACTACTACGAGTACGTCGACGCCGAGCGGTACGACGACCTCGTCGACCTCTTTGCCGAGGACATCCGGTACGAGCGCCCCGGACAGGGCGCGATCGCCGGCCGCGAGGAGCTCCGCGAGTTCTACCTCGACGGCCGGCCGCTCGAGGAGGGGTCTCACGAGGTTCACGACATGGTCGTCGAGGGGAGCACCGTCGCCGTCCGCGGGAGCTTTGCCGGCCTGCAGGGCGACGAGCGCGTCGAGTTCGACTTCGCGGACTTCCACGAGTTCGAGGACGGGAAGATCGCGCGGCGCTACACGTTCACGGACCGGGACGAGGTGTAG
- a CDS encoding DUF367 family protein, whose translation MECHVYYEGDDDPAKCTARRLEKFDKATLYRSMGQVPYGVVLNPHADQALSPADAEEGLGTLVALDCSWESAEAASFRMNGVHRALPFLVAANPVNYGRPFRLTTVEALAGACCIFGDRDCAADLLEPFRWGETFLELNEEPLRRYGECADSSEVVAVQDDYLADEDDGADEE comes from the coding sequence TTGGAGTGTCACGTCTACTACGAGGGCGACGACGACCCCGCGAAGTGCACCGCCCGCCGCCTCGAGAAGTTCGACAAGGCGACCCTCTACCGCTCGATGGGACAGGTGCCCTACGGCGTCGTCCTCAACCCCCACGCCGATCAGGCACTTTCCCCGGCCGACGCCGAGGAGGGACTCGGCACGCTGGTCGCGCTCGACTGCTCGTGGGAGTCCGCCGAGGCGGCCTCGTTCCGGATGAACGGCGTCCACCGCGCGCTGCCGTTCCTCGTGGCCGCCAACCCGGTCAACTACGGCCGGCCGTTTCGACTCACGACCGTCGAGGCGCTGGCCGGCGCCTGCTGCATCTTCGGCGACCGGGACTGCGCCGCGGACCTCCTCGAGCCGTTCCGCTGGGGCGAGACCTTCCTCGAACTCAACGAGGAACCGCTGCGGCGGTACGGGGAGTGTGCCGACTCGAGCGAGGTCGTCGCCGTGCAGGACGACTATCTGGCGGACGAGGACGACGGCGCGGACGAGGAGTAA
- a CDS encoding DUF5786 family protein: MGFGSYDESEQQEVDADFDDDDAVQSSSTDHDGTIEFENGASSDELLDRLKEIKDEE; encoded by the coding sequence ATGGGATTCGGGAGCTACGACGAATCCGAGCAACAGGAAGTAGACGCTGATTTTGACGACGACGATGCGGTGCAGTCTTCGTCGACCGATCACGACGGAACGATCGAGTTCGAAAACGGGGCCTCGAGCGACGAACTCCTCGACCGACTCAAGGAGATCAAAGACGAGGAGTAA
- a CDS encoding MBL fold metallo-hydrolase — MDVHHVTEPAETFTCNAFLALGEEITLVDAGAWDGVVDEIREHTADLDAVVLTHQHGDHVEQLEAVVDAFDPEVYAYDDHPLRDRALEDGDTVRIGDETFNVVYTPGHADDHVSFVSESSLFSGDVVVHDDGAFDYGSFGRTDMAGQSRERLIRSIDDLLERMPDGIEHMYAGHGGVFHGDVRDVVETALERAEKREPKYPDE; from the coding sequence ATGGACGTTCACCACGTCACCGAACCTGCGGAGACGTTCACGTGTAACGCCTTTCTGGCGCTCGGCGAGGAGATCACGCTGGTCGACGCCGGCGCCTGGGACGGCGTCGTCGACGAGATCCGCGAGCACACCGCCGATCTCGACGCCGTCGTCCTGACCCACCAACACGGCGACCACGTCGAGCAACTCGAGGCCGTCGTCGACGCCTTCGATCCCGAGGTGTACGCCTACGACGACCACCCGCTGCGCGACCGCGCGCTCGAGGACGGTGATACGGTCCGAATAGGTGACGAGACGTTCAACGTGGTCTACACGCCGGGCCACGCCGACGATCACGTTTCGTTCGTCTCCGAGTCGTCGCTGTTCTCCGGCGACGTGGTCGTCCACGACGACGGCGCCTTCGATTACGGCAGCTTCGGCCGCACCGACATGGCCGGCCAGTCCCGCGAGCGACTCATCCGGAGCATCGATGACCTTCTCGAGCGCATGCCCGACGGGATCGAACACATGTACGCGGGCCACGGCGGCGTCTTCCACGGCGACGTCCGGGACGTCGTCGAGACGGCGCTCGAGCGGGCCGAGAAGCGGGAGCCGAAGTATCCGGACGAATAG
- a CDS encoding 50S ribosomal protein L40e: MPSFDAAEKRTLEKMICMRCNARNPKRADRCRKCGYEKLRPKAKEPRAA, translated from the coding sequence ATGCCAAGTTTCGACGCTGCCGAGAAACGAACGCTCGAGAAGATGATCTGCATGCGCTGTAACGCTCGCAACCCGAAGCGAGCCGACCGCTGTCGCAAGTGCGGCTACGAGAAGCTCCGCCCCAAGGCGAAAGAACCCCGCGCGGCATAA
- a CDS encoding uracil-DNA glycosylase, protein MSELNAEDLCVEECTRCPALVDSRSRIVNGTGPEDADVLFVGEGPGAQEDAEGEPFVGRSGTVLDDQLRTVGLDRETVRITNCVRCRPPENRDPTDEELENCRGYLETEIDLVDPDVIVTLGKVPSEHLLDRSVAVTKEAGSLEEVRINGAPRRLLICVHPAATLYDRSQEETFESALERAADLADVDGSESGQTRLDGF, encoded by the coding sequence ATGAGCGAGTTGAACGCGGAGGATCTCTGCGTGGAGGAGTGTACGCGCTGTCCGGCGCTGGTCGACTCCCGGAGCCGGATCGTCAACGGAACCGGCCCCGAGGACGCCGACGTCCTGTTCGTCGGCGAAGGTCCCGGCGCGCAGGAGGACGCGGAGGGCGAACCCTTCGTCGGCCGCAGCGGCACCGTCCTCGACGACCAGCTCCGGACGGTCGGCCTCGACCGCGAGACCGTCCGGATCACCAACTGCGTGCGCTGTCGCCCGCCCGAGAACCGCGACCCCACGGACGAGGAACTCGAGAACTGCCGGGGCTACCTCGAGACCGAGATCGATCTGGTCGATCCGGACGTGATCGTCACGCTCGGGAAGGTTCCCAGCGAGCACCTGCTCGACCGCTCGGTCGCCGTAACCAAGGAGGCCGGGTCGCTCGAGGAGGTTCGAATTAACGGGGCGCCCCGCCGGCTGCTGATCTGCGTCCACCCCGCGGCGACGCTGTACGACCGCAGTCAGGAGGAGACGTTCGAGTCGGCTCTCGAGCGGGCCGCCGACCTCGCGGACGTCGACGGCAGTGAGAGCGGGCAGACGCGGCTCGACGGGTTCTGA
- a CDS encoding tRNA (guanine(26)-N(2))-dimethyltransferase, translating into MRVTEGGIDLEVPGEQTEGVEESVFYNPRQELNRDLTIATLRAFREREPRAETYLDAMTASGVRGVRAAADGWDVTCCDVDEEAVALARENVARNDCADRATVEHRDVNALMHDELFDVIDLDPYGTPMPFADAAFANCRDLVCVTATDTAPLCGAHFNSGVRSYSAVPQNTDYHAEMGVRILISALARSAARFDVGVQPLLTHATSHYVRTYLELEHKATSADAAVDELGYLYHCEDCTYREADPGLIADPIETCPHCGGDRILAAGPVWLGPVRDRKFVAAVRDEIPDAFGTAEKGRKLCETLEAELDEPTHYDQHKLCRNWGLPANAMDDFLADLRAAGYEASRAHYGGTTFKTDASVGEIRAATEDGLE; encoded by the coding sequence ATGCGCGTCACCGAGGGCGGAATCGACCTCGAGGTCCCCGGCGAGCAGACCGAGGGCGTCGAGGAGTCGGTCTTCTACAATCCGCGCCAAGAGCTGAACCGGGATCTGACGATCGCGACGCTGCGGGCCTTCCGCGAGCGCGAGCCCCGCGCCGAGACGTACCTCGACGCGATGACGGCCAGCGGCGTCCGCGGCGTCCGGGCGGCCGCCGACGGCTGGGACGTCACCTGTTGTGACGTTGACGAGGAAGCCGTCGCCCTCGCCCGCGAGAACGTAGCGCGCAACGACTGCGCTGACCGGGCGACCGTCGAACACCGCGACGTCAACGCCCTCATGCACGACGAACTGTTCGACGTGATCGACCTCGATCCCTACGGGACGCCGATGCCGTTCGCCGACGCCGCCTTCGCCAACTGCCGGGATCTGGTCTGCGTCACCGCGACCGACACCGCGCCGCTGTGCGGCGCGCACTTCAACAGCGGCGTCCGCTCCTATTCGGCGGTCCCGCAAAACACCGACTACCACGCCGAGATGGGCGTTCGGATACTCATCTCCGCGCTCGCGCGCAGCGCGGCCCGGTTCGACGTCGGCGTCCAGCCCCTGCTGACCCACGCGACGAGCCACTACGTGCGGACCTACCTCGAGCTCGAGCACAAAGCCACGTCGGCCGACGCGGCCGTCGACGAGTTAGGCTACCTCTACCACTGCGAGGACTGCACGTACCGCGAGGCCGATCCGGGGCTGATCGCCGACCCGATCGAAACCTGCCCCCACTGCGGCGGCGACCGAATCCTCGCGGCCGGCCCGGTCTGGCTCGGTCCCGTCCGCGACCGCAAGTTCGTCGCCGCGGTCCGCGACGAGATCCCCGACGCCTTCGGCACCGCCGAGAAGGGCCGCAAACTCTGCGAGACGCTCGAGGCGGAACTCGACGAGCCGACCCACTACGACCAGCACAAGCTCTGTCGAAACTGGGGGCTGCCCGCCAACGCGATGGACGACTTCCTCGCCGATCTGCGCGCGGCAGGATACGAGGCTTCGCGGGCCCACTACGGCGGGACGACGTTCAAGACGGACGCCAGCGTCGGCGAGATTCGAGCGGCGACCGAAGACGGGCTCGAGTAA
- a CDS encoding Cdc6/Cdc18 family protein — MSGSTDYFGSENEIFRNKELLQVSHLPDGDRIIGREDELTNLANAIKPATRGNTPNNVLVYGKTGTGKSLCSKFITNQAVDRAKGNDVSIGVAYVDCLQESTETQAVQSAGHQLNDQGETAISIPHSGLSTAEYYRRLWQIIDTRYDVALIILDEVDKIEDDDILMQLSRAVESGKLTESTVGVIGISNKVRYKDSLDERIKSSLCEREYVFSPYDATQIREILRSRSDAFHEGVLEDGVVPRVAALAAREHGDARKAIDILRFAGEIAEENDLERVTESCVDQAHEREETSRLAELISKSPSHAKLVLEAMALLTQQKEGDDAPVTTNEVYDLYQRLCDRDQSDHLKLRRVRDILSELEFLSIIEQERKWAGKGKGNYMENRLIDDPEVIIAACNESD, encoded by the coding sequence ATGTCGGGCTCGACGGATTACTTCGGGAGCGAAAACGAGATCTTCCGCAACAAGGAGCTGCTGCAGGTCTCGCACCTCCCGGACGGCGATCGGATCATCGGCCGCGAGGACGAACTGACGAACCTCGCGAACGCGATCAAGCCGGCGACGCGGGGGAACACGCCCAACAACGTCCTCGTCTACGGGAAGACGGGGACCGGCAAATCGCTGTGCTCGAAGTTCATCACGAACCAGGCGGTCGACCGCGCCAAGGGCAACGACGTCTCGATCGGCGTCGCGTACGTCGACTGCCTCCAGGAGTCGACTGAAACCCAGGCCGTCCAGTCGGCCGGCCACCAGCTCAACGACCAGGGGGAGACGGCCATCTCGATCCCCCACTCGGGGCTGAGCACCGCCGAGTACTACCGTCGCCTCTGGCAGATCATCGACACCCGCTACGACGTCGCGCTGATCATCTTGGACGAGGTGGACAAGATCGAGGACGACGACATCCTCATGCAACTCTCCCGGGCCGTCGAGTCCGGCAAGCTCACCGAGAGCACGGTCGGCGTCATCGGCATCTCGAACAAGGTCCGGTACAAGGACTCGCTGGACGAGCGGATCAAGTCCAGCCTCTGCGAGCGCGAGTACGTCTTCTCGCCGTACGACGCGACCCAGATCCGCGAGATCCTCCGCTCGCGCTCCGACGCGTTCCACGAGGGCGTCCTCGAGGACGGCGTCGTCCCGCGCGTCGCCGCGCTCGCGGCCCGCGAACACGGCGACGCGCGCAAGGCGATCGACATCCTGCGGTTTGCGGGCGAGATCGCCGAGGAGAACGATCTCGAGCGCGTCACGGAGTCCTGCGTCGATCAGGCCCACGAGCGCGAGGAGACCAGCCGGCTGGCCGAACTCATCTCCAAGAGTCCGAGCCACGCGAAGCTGGTGCTCGAGGCGATGGCCCTGCTCACCCAGCAGAAGGAGGGCGACGACGCGCCCGTAACGACCAACGAGGTGTACGATCTCTATCAGCGGCTGTGCGATCGGGATCAGTCGGATCACCTGAAGCTCCGCCGGGTGCGGGACATTCTCTCGGAACTCGAGTTCCTCTCGATCATCGAACAGGAGCGCAAGTGGGCCGGCAAGGGGAAGGGCAACTACATGGAGAATCGGCTGATCGACGATCCGGAGGTTATCATCGCGGCCTGTAACGAGTCCGACTGA
- the hisH gene encoding imidazole glycerol phosphate synthase subunit HisH codes for MSSVSSAADQSLASVVVVDYGLGNLRSVTRGLERAGADVTITDDPDAFAEADGVVLPGVGAFREGVENAAPIRDHLLEVAERDQPLFGICLGMQMLLTSSEEGETDGESAVEGLDLVPGTNVRFSDGQKVPHMGWNELDVQRDHPLVEGVDGQYAYFVHSYYAVPDDEFATVASTDYECEFPSIVADDAGNVFGTQFHPEKSGETGLQILRNFVEICADA; via the coding sequence ATGAGCAGCGTTTCGTCCGCAGCCGACCAATCCCTCGCCTCCGTCGTCGTCGTCGACTACGGGCTGGGAAACCTCCGCAGCGTCACCCGCGGCCTCGAGCGCGCGGGCGCCGACGTCACGATCACCGACGACCCCGACGCCTTCGCCGAGGCCGACGGCGTCGTCCTCCCCGGCGTCGGCGCGTTCCGCGAGGGCGTCGAGAACGCCGCGCCGATCCGCGATCACCTTCTCGAGGTCGCCGAGCGCGACCAGCCCCTCTTTGGCATCTGTCTCGGGATGCAGATGCTGCTGACCTCGAGCGAGGAGGGAGAAACCGACGGCGAGTCCGCCGTCGAGGGGCTGGACCTGGTACCCGGCACGAACGTCCGGTTTTCGGACGGCCAGAAGGTGCCCCACATGGGCTGGAACGAACTCGACGTCCAGCGGGACCACCCGCTCGTCGAGGGCGTCGACGGCCAGTACGCCTACTTCGTCCACTCTTACTACGCGGTTCCCGACGACGAGTTCGCGACGGTCGCCAGCACCGACTACGAATGCGAGTTCCCCTCGATCGTCGCCGACGACGCGGGCAACGTCTTCGGCACCCAGTTCCACCCCGAGAAGAGCGGCGAGACGGGGCTGCAGATTCTGCGAAACTTCGTCGAAATTTGCGCGGACGCGTAA